The following DNA comes from Thermithiobacillus tepidarius DSM 3134.
GCGCCACTACGCCACGACGCCCCAGCAACCCGCCACGGACAGCCGCATCAGCCTGCTCACCGGCATTCACCGCAAGGATGTCAAGCGCATCCGCCAGGAACTGGCCCAAAGCGGCGAGGCCCCGGCCCTGCGCAAGGGCGCGAACCTGGCGGCCCGGCTGGTCGCCGCCTGGGTGTCCGATCCCAAGTATCAGGACCCGCAGGGCAAGCCGCAGGCATTGCCGTTCCGGGATGAAAATGGCAAGGCGAGCTTCGAATCCCTGGTGCGGGAGCTCAAGGCGGATCTGCGCGCCAAGTCGGTGCTGGACGAACTGATGCGGGTCGGCGTCGCCAGCCAGGACGCCGACGGCCGCGTCTCCCTGCTGCGCACCGGCTACATCTCCAGCCTGCCCGAGGACAAGCTGGCATTCCT
Coding sequences within:
- a CDS encoding DUF6502 family protein codes for the protein MEAPLKAAILALLKPLIRYLIGQGWTYPALSELLKVVYVAEAERHYATTPQQPATDSRISLLTGIHRKDVKRIRQELAQSGEAPALRKGANLAARLVAAWVSDPKYQDPQGKPQALPFRDENGKASFESLVRELKADLRAKSVLDELMRVGVASQDADGRVSLLRTGYISSLPEDKLAFLGANVGDHLESALHNIAGAQAPYIERAVFYDAVPAEELTALRPELFQLGDRLLREVNRLVMPLDREKEPEDPMQPRKRMRFGVYYYEENKGEQGT